The following coding sequences lie in one Raphanus sativus chloroplast, complete genome genomic window:
- the rpl23 gene encoding ribosomal protein L23, producing the protein MDGIKYAVFTDKSIRLLGKNQYTFNVESGSTRTEIKHWVELFFGVKVIAMNSHRLPGKVKRMGPILGHTMHYRRMIITLQPGYSIPPLRKKRT; encoded by the coding sequence ATGGATGGAATCAAATATGCAGTATTTACAGACAAAAGTATTCGGTTATTGGGGAAAAATCAATATACTTTTAATGTCGAATCAGGATCAACTAGGACAGAAATAAAGCATTGGGTCGAACTCTTCTTTGGTGTCAAGGTAATAGCTATGAATAGTCATCGACTCCCCGGAAAGGTTAAAAGAATGGGACCTATTCTGGGACATACAATGCATTACAGACGTATGATCATTACGCTTCAACCGGGTTATTCTATTCCACCTCTTAGAAAGAAAAGAACTTAA